Within the Kineococcus mangrovi genome, the region TGGCGGCGTCGAGGGGCACTCGTCTCTCCTTGCACTCGTTGCGCGGTGCCTCGGGGCTGATCCACCCGGGCGCTCTGGGTCCGCGGCCGATCGAACGGCGGTCACCACGTTACCAGCGGCGCGCGCGCACCCCGACCGCCCCCGGGCGGGTGCCTCAGCCCAGCAGCAGGGCGCGGCAGCGGGCGACGTCGCGCTCCATCTGCTCCACGAGCGGTCCGACGCCCTCGAAGCGCAGCGTCGGCCGCAGGTGGGCCACGACGTCGAGGTCGACGCGCTCGCCGTACAGGTCCAGGACGTCGTCCGGGCCGGCTCCGGGCTGGCCAGGCAGGCAGTACGCCTCGACCTGGCGGCGGACGCCGTCGAACGTCGGGTTCGTCCCGATGGAGACGGCCGCGGCCAGCCGCGCGCCCGAGGGCCGGGTCAGCCAGCCCGCGTAGACGCCGTCGGCCGGCACGAGCCCCACGGCGGCGTCGGTGTCGAGGTTGGCCGTCGGGTACCCCAGCTCGCGGCCGCGGTGGTCGCCGTGCACGACGGTGGAGGTGATGCGGTGCGGGTGGCCCAGCATCTGCGCGGCGCGCTCGGCCTCCCCGGCGGCCAGGGCCTGCCGGACGGCCGTCGAGCTCACCCGGTGCTCCCCCGTCCCCGGGTCCCCCAGGTCGTCGAGGACGACCACCTCGAAGCCGTGCCGGCGCCCCAGCTCCCGCATCGCGGCCAGGTCCCCGGAGTTCGCGCGGCCGAACCGCACGTCGTGGCCCACGACCACGACCTGGGCGCGCAGCGCGCCGACGAAGACGTCCTCGACGAAGCGCTCCGGGCTCCAGGCGGCCAGCTCCCGCGTGAACCGCATGACGAGGACCGCGTCCAGGCCCGTGCGCTCCAGCAGGTCGAGGCGGTGGTCCAGCCCCGTCAGCAGCCCGGGGGCGCGGTCGGGGTCGAGGACCTGCAGGGGGTGCGGGTCGAAGGTCACGGCGACCGAGCCCAGCCCGCGAGCGCGGGCGAGGTCGACGACCCGGCCCAGGACGGCGGCGTGACCG harbors:
- a CDS encoding bifunctional riboflavin kinase/FAD synthetase gives rise to the protein MQRWEDLSDVEPAFGRSVVTIGNFDGVHRGHAAVLGRVVDLARARGLGSVAVTFDPHPLQVLDPDRAPGLLTGLDHRLDLLERTGLDAVLVMRFTRELAAWSPERFVEDVFVGALRAQVVVVGHDVRFGRANSGDLAAMRELGRRHGFEVVVLDDLGDPGTGEHRVSSTAVRQALAAGEAERAAQMLGHPHRITSTVVHGDHRGRELGYPTANLDTDAAVGLVPADGVYAGWLTRPSGARLAAAVSIGTNPTFDGVRRQVEAYCLPGQPGAGPDDVLDLYGERVDLDVVAHLRPTLRFEGVGPLVEQMERDVARCRALLLG